A stretch of Bradyrhizobium diazoefficiens DNA encodes these proteins:
- a CDS encoding SRPBCC family protein, with amino-acid sequence MNLDQFKPLTVYTIYIASTPERVWQALTSAEFSRKYFSGFAVEMEPKLGGTFIVRAPDGSEHISGEILEYDPPNKLTVTWNVNWPDLVAKLGTTLVTYEVEPAGEAVRLTMSERHDRELSDDILSGGRTGWPAILSGLKSLLETGKAPQIKMVPPMKMLEALKAMGIKTP; translated from the coding sequence ATGAATCTCGATCAATTCAAGCCGCTGACGGTCTACACCATCTACATCGCCTCGACGCCAGAGAGGGTATGGCAGGCCCTGACCTCAGCGGAGTTCAGCCGAAAGTACTTCTCTGGCTTTGCGGTGGAGATGGAGCCGAAGCTCGGCGGCACGTTCATCGTGCGCGCGCCTGACGGCTCTGAGCACATCTCCGGCGAAATCCTCGAATACGATCCGCCGAACAAGCTGACGGTGACGTGGAACGTCAATTGGCCCGACCTCGTCGCAAAGCTCGGCACCACGCTCGTCACCTACGAGGTCGAGCCAGCCGGTGAGGCCGTCCGTCTCACCATGAGCGAACGCCACGACCGCGAGCTCAGCGACGACATCCTGTCGGGCGGTCGCACCGGCTGGCCCGCGATCCTGTCGGGATTGAAGAGCCTCCTGGAAACCGGCAAGGCGCCACAGATCAAGATGGTGCCGCCGATGAAGATGCTCGAAGCGTTGAAGGCGATGGGGATCAAGACGCCGTAG
- a CDS encoding acyl-CoA synthetase yields MLTEARTYDELYQNFRWDIPARFNMAEACCDRHADGSGRLALVYVDENGATTRTSFDEVAEASRRFANVLKADGLARGDRVAVFLSQSLELPVAHMAAFRSGLISIPLFALFGEDALEFRLSNSQAKAIVTDEGGWEKLAKIRDRLPDLKNVYVVGEGAPAGTKPFWDAVKAVSPDFARVDTSCDDPALIIYTSGTTGNPKGALHAHRVVLGHLPNVEMCHNFLPRPGDLMWTPADWAWIGGLVNGLFAFWYHGIPLIGHRARKFEPQAAMQMMADLGVRNVFLPPTALKLMRQAGVTHPGVKLRSIFTGGESLGGELLGWVRETFGIDAHEVFGQTECNLVIGSNSNLFPIRPGSMGKATPGFDVRIVDDKGEELPTGQRGIIGVRQPCPVTMIEYWRNPEATAKKYAGAFLLTGDLGVQDQDGYFWYVSREDDVITTAGYRVGPSEIEHTLMKHPSVAMAAVVGIPDPIRTESIKAWIVLRPGFAAGDALAREIQEFVKVQLAAHEYPRFVEFAETLPMTATGKVLRRELRARG; encoded by the coding sequence ATGCTCACCGAAGCCAGGACCTACGACGAGCTCTATCAAAATTTCCGCTGGGACATTCCGGCGCGCTTCAACATGGCGGAGGCGTGTTGCGATCGCCACGCCGACGGCAGCGGGCGCCTTGCACTGGTCTATGTCGATGAGAATGGCGCCACCACGCGTACCTCCTTTGATGAGGTCGCCGAGGCGTCGCGCCGCTTCGCCAATGTGCTGAAGGCCGACGGTCTCGCGCGCGGCGACCGCGTCGCGGTGTTCCTGTCGCAATCGCTGGAATTGCCGGTGGCGCACATGGCGGCGTTCCGCTCAGGCCTGATCTCGATCCCGTTGTTCGCGCTGTTCGGCGAAGACGCGCTGGAATTCCGCCTGTCGAATTCGCAGGCCAAGGCCATCGTCACCGATGAAGGCGGCTGGGAGAAGCTCGCAAAAATTCGCGATCGCCTGCCGGACCTGAAGAATGTCTATGTCGTCGGCGAAGGCGCGCCCGCAGGCACGAAACCGTTCTGGGATGCGGTGAAGGCCGTTTCGCCCGACTTCGCCCGGGTCGACACCTCATGCGACGACCCCGCGCTGATCATCTACACCTCGGGCACCACAGGCAATCCGAAGGGCGCGCTGCATGCGCACCGCGTCGTGCTCGGTCATTTGCCGAATGTCGAGATGTGTCACAATTTCCTGCCCAGGCCCGGCGATCTCATGTGGACACCGGCGGACTGGGCGTGGATCGGCGGCCTGGTCAACGGCCTGTTCGCGTTCTGGTATCACGGCATTCCGCTGATCGGGCACCGCGCGCGAAAATTCGAACCGCAGGCGGCGATGCAGATGATGGCCGATCTCGGCGTTCGCAACGTCTTCCTGCCGCCGACGGCGCTAAAACTGATGCGGCAGGCCGGCGTGACGCATCCGGGCGTCAAGCTGCGCAGCATCTTTACCGGCGGCGAATCGCTCGGCGGCGAGCTGCTGGGCTGGGTGCGCGAGACCTTTGGCATCGACGCGCACGAGGTGTTTGGCCAGACCGAGTGCAATCTCGTGATCGGCAGTAACTCAAATCTGTTTCCGATCCGCCCGGGTTCGATGGGCAAGGCGACGCCCGGCTTCGACGTCCGCATCGTCGACGACAAGGGCGAGGAGCTGCCCACGGGCCAGCGCGGCATCATCGGCGTGCGCCAGCCATGTCCCGTCACCATGATCGAGTACTGGCGCAATCCGGAGGCGACCGCGAAGAAATATGCCGGCGCCTTCCTGCTGACCGGCGATCTGGGCGTGCAGGATCAGGACGGCTATTTCTGGTACGTCAGCCGCGAGGACGACGTCATCACCACCGCCGGCTATCGCGTCGGCCCGTCCGAGATCGAGCACACACTGATGAAGCACCCGTCGGTGGCGATGGCCGCCGTGGTCGGCATCCCCGATCCGATCCGCACGGAATCGATCAAGGCCTGGATCGTGCTGCGCCCGGGTTTTGCGGCGGGCGATGCGCTCGCGCGCGAGATCCAGGAGTTCGTGAAAGTGCAACTCGCAGCCCACGAATATCCGCGCTTCGTGGAGTTCGCCGAGACCTTGCCGATGACGGCGACAGGCAAGGTGCTCCGACGCGAGCTGAGGGCGAGGGGGTAG
- a CDS encoding class I SAM-dependent methyltransferase, which translates to MDDWIDYYDSTHTIYVSKLHRDLHFQIIARDIIGYITSPEATVLDYACGEALSASQVADACGKLILAEPAPGVRGRLIARFAPNTKIRVRSLDDVRTMQDQSIDLVVMNSVAQYMTAEELDAALINVRRILKPSGKLVLGDILQPHVGMGRDVTALLSLGLRHGFLKDALVGLISTALSDYRQLRARIGLKRYSEDEISAKLKAAGFAAQRANTNIGHNRWRMTFIARPPLVR; encoded by the coding sequence ATGGACGATTGGATCGACTATTACGACTCGACGCATACGATCTATGTCAGCAAGCTGCATCGCGATTTGCACTTCCAGATCATCGCGCGGGACATCATCGGCTACATCACCTCGCCCGAGGCGACCGTGCTGGACTATGCCTGCGGCGAGGCGCTGTCGGCTAGCCAGGTGGCAGATGCCTGCGGCAAGTTGATCCTGGCCGAGCCCGCGCCCGGTGTGCGCGGTCGGCTCATTGCGCGGTTTGCGCCCAACACCAAGATCCGCGTCCGCTCGCTCGACGACGTCCGCACGATGCAGGACCAGTCGATCGACCTCGTCGTGATGAACTCGGTCGCGCAATACATGACGGCGGAGGAACTCGATGCGGCGCTCATCAATGTCAGGCGCATCCTGAAGCCGTCCGGCAAGCTGGTGCTCGGCGACATCCTCCAACCCCATGTCGGCATGGGCCGGGATGTGACGGCGCTGCTCTCCCTGGGCCTGCGCCACGGCTTCCTGAAGGACGCGCTGGTCGGACTGATCAGCACCGCGCTGTCAGATTACCGTCAGCTGCGCGCGCGTATCGGGCTCAAGCGCTACAGCGAGGACGAGATCTCGGCCAAGCTAAAAGCGGCCGGGTTCGCGGCACAGCGCGCCAACACCAATATCGGCCATAACCGATGGCGCATGACCTTCATCGCCCGGCCGCCTCTCGTCCGTTGA
- a CDS encoding helix-turn-helix transcriptional regulator: MDEVFKALADASRRSLLDRLHARNGQTLNELCEGLEMTRQAVTKHLVILEEANLVTTIRHGREKLHYLNPVPIHQIGGRWIRKFERGKLAALSELKRQLEKRDE; encoded by the coding sequence ATGGATGAGGTCTTCAAAGCGCTCGCCGATGCGTCGCGACGGTCGCTGCTGGACAGGCTTCACGCCAGGAACGGCCAGACGTTGAACGAGCTCTGCGAAGGCCTGGAGATGACGCGCCAGGCGGTGACGAAACACCTTGTCATCCTGGAAGAGGCCAATCTGGTCACGACCATCAGGCATGGACGCGAGAAGCTGCATTATCTCAACCCGGTGCCGATCCACCAGATCGGCGGGCGCTGGATCAGGAAATTCGAGCGCGGCAAGCTCGCCGCGCTCAGCGAGTTGAAACGCCAGTTGGAGAAGCGCGATGAGTAA
- a CDS encoding epoxide hydrolase family protein encodes MSNIKPFKIAISDDILADLKSRLARTRWPEAELVDDWSQGAPLKWIQEICTHWANGYDWRAREAKLNRFAQFTTEIDGLDIHFLHVRSKEPSALPLIITHGWPGSIVEFQKVIAPLVDPAAHGGDPADAFHVICPSLPGFGFSAKPKTTGWGVDRIAATWAKLMGRLGYISYGAQGGDWGSAVTTSLGAQDAEHCAGIHITLAFNAAPKVEGEPTPEEKRALAGLKHYVDLDSGYSKQQSTRPQTLGYGLTDSPSGQAAWILEKFWAWTDCNGHPENIFDKDELLDNVMLYWTTATATSSARLYWESFGKRRTNPKVTVPTGVAVFPKEIITPVRRWMEPNFRNITHWSEMEKGGHFAAFEQPGLYVGEVRKFFATVR; translated from the coding sequence ATGAGCAACATCAAACCCTTCAAGATCGCCATCAGCGACGACATCCTCGCCGATCTCAAGTCACGTCTCGCCCGCACGCGCTGGCCGGAGGCGGAGCTGGTCGACGACTGGAGCCAGGGCGCGCCGCTGAAATGGATCCAGGAGATCTGCACCCATTGGGCCAACGGCTACGACTGGCGGGCGCGTGAGGCAAAACTCAACCGCTTCGCGCAATTCACCACCGAGATCGACGGGCTCGACATCCACTTCCTGCATGTCCGCTCGAAAGAGCCGTCCGCGCTGCCGCTGATCATCACCCATGGCTGGCCCGGCTCGATCGTGGAATTCCAGAAGGTGATTGCGCCGCTGGTCGATCCGGCCGCGCATGGCGGCGATCCCGCCGACGCATTTCACGTGATCTGCCCGTCGCTGCCGGGCTTCGGCTTCTCGGCCAAGCCAAAGACCACCGGCTGGGGTGTCGATCGTATCGCCGCGACCTGGGCGAAGCTGATGGGCCGGCTCGGCTATATCAGCTATGGCGCGCAGGGTGGCGATTGGGGCTCGGCGGTGACGACCTCGCTCGGCGCGCAGGATGCGGAGCATTGCGCTGGCATCCACATCACGCTTGCCTTCAACGCGGCGCCGAAAGTCGAGGGCGAGCCGACGCCAGAGGAGAAGCGCGCGCTCGCCGGCCTCAAGCACTATGTCGATCTCGATTCCGGCTACTCCAAGCAGCAATCGACGCGGCCACAGACACTCGGCTACGGCCTGACGGATTCGCCGAGCGGACAAGCGGCCTGGATACTGGAAAAATTCTGGGCCTGGACCGATTGCAACGGCCATCCCGAAAACATCTTTGACAAGGACGAACTGCTCGACAACGTCATGCTTTATTGGACGACAGCGACGGCGACGTCTTCCGCGCGGCTCTATTGGGAGAGCTTTGGCAAGCGCCGCACCAACCCCAAGGTCACCGTGCCGACGGGCGTCGCCGTATTCCCGAAGGAGATCATCACGCCGGTGCGGCGCTGGATGGAGCCGAATTTCCGCAACATCACGCACTGGAGCGAAATGGAGAAGGGTGGCCATTTCGCAGCCTTCGAGCAGCCGGGGTTGTATGTCGGCGAAGTCAGGAAGTTCTTCGCGACGGTGCGGTAG
- the carA gene encoding glutamine-hydrolyzing carbamoyl-phosphate synthase small subunit, translating into MTQHDNDTAWPDHKPTALLVLADGTVLEGFGLGAEGHAVGEVCFNTAMTGYEEILTDPSYAGQLITFTFPHIGNVGTNEEDIETVNMAATPGARGVILRTAITDPSNYRATKHLDQWLKARGIIGLSGIDTRALTALIRGKGMPNAVIAHAKDGEFDLHGLKEEAREWPGLEGMDLVPMVTSGQRFTWDETPWLWDKGFGRQENPEFNVVAIDYGIKRNILRLLAGVGCKVTVVPATTSSEDILAMKPDGVFLSNGPGDPAATGKYAVPVIQKVIQSGTPTFGICLGHQMLGLAVGAKTRKMHQGHHGANHPVKDETTGKVEITSMNHGFAVDETTLPKGATQTHISLFDGSNCGIQLDGKPVFSVQYHPEASPGPRDSHYLFQRFADLMRQKKSA; encoded by the coding sequence ATGACACAACATGACAACGATACCGCATGGCCGGACCACAAACCGACCGCGCTCCTCGTGCTCGCCGATGGCACGGTGCTCGAGGGCTTTGGTCTCGGCGCCGAAGGCCACGCCGTTGGTGAAGTCTGCTTCAACACCGCGATGACCGGCTATGAAGAGATCCTCACCGATCCCTCCTATGCCGGCCAGCTCATCACCTTCACCTTCCCTCATATCGGCAATGTCGGTACCAATGAGGAAGACATCGAGACGGTGAACATGGCCGCGACGCCTGGCGCGCGCGGCGTGATCCTGCGCACCGCCATCACCGATCCCTCCAACTACCGCGCCACCAAGCACCTCGACCAGTGGCTGAAGGCCCGCGGCATCATCGGCCTCTCCGGCATCGACACCCGCGCACTGACCGCGCTGATCCGCGGCAAGGGCATGCCCAACGCGGTGATCGCGCACGCCAAGGACGGCGAGTTCGATTTGCATGGCCTGAAGGAAGAAGCGCGCGAATGGCCCGGCCTCGAGGGCATGGACCTCGTGCCGATGGTCACCTCCGGCCAGCGCTTCACCTGGGACGAGACGCCCTGGCTGTGGGACAAGGGTTTCGGCCGGCAGGAGAATCCGGAATTCAACGTCGTTGCGATCGACTACGGCATCAAGCGCAACATTTTGCGCCTGCTCGCCGGCGTCGGCTGCAAGGTGACGGTGGTGCCGGCGACGACGTCATCTGAAGACATTCTGGCGATGAAGCCGGACGGCGTGTTCCTATCCAACGGTCCGGGCGATCCGGCCGCGACCGGCAAATATGCGGTGCCGGTGATTCAGAAGGTGATCCAGTCGGGCACGCCGACCTTCGGCATCTGCCTCGGTCACCAGATGCTCGGCCTCGCCGTCGGCGCCAAGACCAGGAAGATGCATCAGGGCCATCACGGCGCCAATCATCCCGTGAAGGACGAGACCACCGGCAAGGTCGAGATCACCTCGATGAACCACGGTTTTGCCGTGGACGAGACGACGCTGCCGAAGGGCGCGACCCAGACCCACATCTCGCTGTTCGACGGCTCAAATTGCGGCATCCAGCTCGACGGCAAGCCGGTGTTCTCGGTGCAGTACCATCCCGAGGCCTCACCGGGCCCGCGCGACTCCCACTATCTGTTCCAGCGCTTTGCCGATCTGATGCGGCAGAAGAAGAGCGCGTAA
- a CDS encoding Dps family protein yields the protein MSKAPSKVSPDLDTPTDLSPQATKKVSEALNVLLADAFALYLKTKNFHWHISGRHFRDYHLLLDEQSDQIFATTDQLAERVRKIGGTTLKSIGQVAKLQTIKDNDEDYVPPREMLRELMQDNKHVAAAMRKAHEVCDDAGDVASASILEVFIDETERRTWFLFEATRQEGGNEA from the coding sequence GTGAGCAAAGCCCCCAGCAAGGTCTCGCCCGATCTCGACACCCCCACCGATCTGTCGCCCCAGGCGACCAAGAAGGTCTCGGAGGCGCTCAACGTGCTTTTGGCCGATGCCTTCGCGCTTTATCTCAAGACGAAGAATTTCCACTGGCATATCAGCGGCCGGCATTTCCGCGATTATCATCTGCTGCTCGACGAGCAGTCGGACCAGATCTTCGCCACCACCGACCAGCTCGCCGAGCGCGTCCGCAAGATCGGCGGTACGACGCTGAAGTCGATCGGCCAGGTCGCCAAGCTTCAGACCATCAAGGACAATGACGAGGACTACGTCCCGCCGCGCGAGATGCTGCGCGAGCTGATGCAGGACAACAAGCACGTGGCGGCTGCGATGCGCAAAGCGCACGAGGTCTGCGACGACGCCGGCGACGTCGCCAGCGCCAGCATCCTCGAGGTCTTCATCGACGAGACCGAGCGCCGGACCTGGTTCCTATTCGAAGCGACGCGGCAGGAAGGTGGCAATGAGGCGTAG
- a CDS encoding GatB/YqeY domain-containing protein — MLRDDINNAVKEAMRAKEERKLSTLRMVNSTIKNADIEARGNGKPPLSDADLLGVFQKMIKQRQESVELYDKGGRAELAAQEREEIAVISAYLPKQMSDDEVKKAIADAISETGAAGMKDMGKVIAVLRAKYAGQMDFGKASGLVKAALTG; from the coding sequence ATGTTGCGCGACGACATCAACAATGCGGTCAAGGAGGCCATGAGGGCCAAGGAAGAGCGCAAGCTCTCCACGCTGCGCATGGTCAATTCGACCATCAAGAACGCCGACATCGAAGCGCGCGGCAACGGCAAGCCGCCGCTCAGCGATGCCGATCTGCTCGGCGTCTTTCAGAAGATGATCAAGCAGCGCCAGGAATCCGTCGAGCTCTACGACAAGGGCGGCCGCGCCGAGCTTGCCGCCCAGGAGCGCGAGGAGATCGCGGTGATCTCGGCCTATTTGCCGAAGCAGATGTCGGACGACGAGGTGAAGAAGGCAATCGCGGACGCGATCTCGGAGACCGGCGCCGCCGGTATGAAGGACATGGGCAAGGTGATCGCGGTGTTGCGCGCGAAGTACGCCGGCCAGATGGATTTCGGCAAGGCCAGCGGTTTGGTGAAGGCCGCGCTGACGGGCTAG
- a CDS encoding SRPBCC family protein, producing MSKPQFVYVTYIETTPEKLWQALTSSEFTRQYWFDTEVRSDWKIGSPFALTLDGEVTDSGEILEADPPRRLSYSFKHQKFEELRGEPISRVVFTLEPFGSLVRLTVLHDGFVEGGKYLGAISNGWPAILSQLKSLLETGKLLGIPRAALNKGFDPK from the coding sequence ATGAGTAAGCCGCAATTCGTCTATGTCACCTACATCGAGACCACACCGGAGAAGCTCTGGCAAGCGCTGACATCGAGCGAGTTCACCAGGCAATACTGGTTCGACACCGAGGTCCGCTCCGACTGGAAGATCGGTTCGCCCTTCGCGCTCACGCTCGACGGCGAGGTAACCGATTCCGGCGAAATCCTCGAGGCTGATCCGCCGCGTCGCTTGTCCTACAGCTTCAAGCACCAGAAATTCGAAGAGCTGCGCGGCGAGCCGATCTCACGCGTCGTCTTCACCCTCGAACCGTTCGGCTCGCTGGTGCGTTTGACCGTGCTGCATGACGGCTTCGTCGAGGGTGGCAAATATCTCGGCGCCATCTCCAATGGCTGGCCGGCGATCCTGTCCCAGCTCAAGAGCCTGTTGGAGACCGGCAAGCTGCTTGGCATTCCGCGCGCCGCGCTCAACAAGGGGTTCGACCCAAAATGA
- a CDS encoding cupin domain-containing protein, with product MSVVRDYAEPLAIVFEDDGLVPNNILPFLVYQAAVQLDPKQPEQTIENLFETNNWGGTWRNGIYDYLHYHATVHEVLGVARGHARVRFGGDHGQELEIKAGDVAILPAGTGHQCIEASDDFCVIGAYPPGSKMEIARATPENHAKALQTIPKVALPPADPVTGKHGALMRLWR from the coding sequence ATGTCCGTCGTCCGCGACTATGCCGAACCGCTCGCCATCGTCTTTGAGGATGACGGGCTCGTGCCGAACAACATCCTCCCCTTCCTGGTCTACCAGGCCGCAGTGCAGCTCGATCCAAAGCAGCCGGAGCAGACCATCGAAAACCTGTTCGAAACGAACAATTGGGGCGGCACCTGGCGCAACGGCATCTACGATTACCTGCACTACCACGCCACGGTGCATGAGGTGCTCGGCGTCGCGCGCGGCCATGCCCGCGTTCGCTTTGGCGGTGATCACGGCCAGGAGCTTGAGATCAAGGCCGGCGACGTCGCGATCCTGCCCGCCGGCACCGGGCATCAGTGCATCGAAGCAAGCGACGATTTCTGCGTGATCGGCGCCTATCCGCCGGGAAGCAAGATGGAGATCGCGCGGGCGACGCCGGAGAACCACGCCAAGGCGTTGCAGACGATTCCTAAAGTCGCGCTGCCGCCGGCCGATCCGGTGACGGGCAAACACGGCGCGTTGATGCGGCTGTGGCGGTAG